From the Thermus brockianus genome, the window ACGTCCCCAAGTTCCTGTAGGAGGGCTTCCCGGGTCTCTGGGGTAAGGGTTCCCCCGTGGTCGCGGAGGACCTTTTTCACCTTGTTGGCCAGTTCCCCCGCCTCCCCCGCCAGGCCCAGGGTGGGGTAGAGGAGGCGGTAGGCCTCGGGGTAGAGGGCGGTCTTCTTGGCCTCTTCCTGGTAGGCGTCAAGGGTCATGGGCCACCTCCTTGCGGATGGCGTACACCCGGCTCACGCCCCTCTCGGCAGTGACGCCGTAGAGGGCGTGGCAGGCCTCCATGGTGCGCTTTTGGTGGGTGACGAGGATGAACTG encodes:
- a CDS encoding nucleoside triphosphate pyrophosphohydrolase family protein, whose product is MTLDAYQEEAKKTALYPEAYRLLYPTLGLAGEAGELANKVKKVLRDHGGTLTPETREALLQELGDVLWYVAQVATDLGVSLEAVAQANLEKLRSRQARGKLSGSGDNR